The Variovorax sp. PMC12 genome segment GCCGAGGGCGAGACCGTGACCGACGTCTATTGGCTCAAGCCCGACGGCGCCGAGATGCGCACGGAAGACTGGAACGACACCAACGCACGCTGCATCGCGATGTACATCCCCGGCGGCGGCATCGCCGACCGCGGGCCGCGCGGCGAGCACCAGCACGACGACGACTTCCTGATCCTGATGAACGCCCACCACGACGAAATTCCTTTCACGCTGCCGGCCATTCCGCACGGCGCCTGGCGCCTGCTGGTCGACACCGCGAGCACCACGCCGCCGCCCACCACCGAGGACGCCGCCGCGCTGGCGCCCGCATGGTCGGAGCCGGCCTATCCGCTGCAATGCCGCTCGCTGGTGGTGTTGAGCCGGCCGGACGTGCGGCCATGAACCGCGCGCACCGCATGCCCTTCGGTGCCACCGTCCTCGAGGACGGCGGCGTGGCCTTCGCACTGTGGGCGCCCTCGGGCGGAGCCGTGCGGCTGGAACACCGCCCGGTCGGTGGCGAGAACACCACGCACCCGATGGCCCGTGACGCACAGGGCTGGCACACGCTCACGCTGCCCGGGGCGGCCCACGGCGACGGCTACCGCTTCCACCTGCCCGACGGCACCGCCGTGCCCGATCCGGCCTCGCGCTTCAATCCCGAGGACGTGCACGGCCCCAGCGTGGTGATCGATCCGCGCCGCCATCAATGGCGCGACGACGCCTGGCGCGGCCGCCCGTGGGAAGAGGCCGTGGTGTACGAACTGCACATCGGCGCCTTCACCGCCGAAGGCACCTTCAACGCCGCGCGCGAGCGGCTCGGCGACCTGGCCGAGCTGGGCGTGACCGCCATCGAACTGATGCCGCTCGCCGACTTTCCGGGGCGCCGCAACTGGGGCTACGACGGCGTTCTGCAGTTCGCGCCCGACGCCTCCTACGGCACGCCCGACGAGCTGAAGGCGCTGGTCGACGCGGCGCACGGGCTGGGGCTGATGGTGCTGATCGACGTGGTCTACAACCACTTCGGGCCGGAAGGCAACTACCTGCACGCGTACTGCCCGGAGTTCTTCAATCCGGCGCATCGCACGCCCTGGGGCTCGGCCATCAACTTCGACGGGCCGGGCGCGCGCACGGTGCGCGACTTCTTCATTCACAACGCGCTGTACTGGGTGGAGGAATATCGCTTCGATGGGCTGCGCATGGACGCGATCCACGCCATTCGCGACGACTCGCATCCGCACATAGTGCAGGAGATCCGCGACGCGCTGCAGGCCGGCCCGGGCCGCGAGCGCCACATCCACATCGTGCTGGAGAACGACACCAACCAGGCCTCGATGCTCGCGCGCGACGGCCACGGCGTGCCGGTGGCGGGCACCGCGCAGTGGAACGACGACCTGCACCACGCGGTGCATGTGCTGGCGACCGGCGAGCGCGACGGCTACTACGCCGACTACGCGGACGACCCCGTGTGCAGCTTCGCGTGCGCGCTGGCCGAAGGCTTCGTGTACCAGGGGCAGCCCTCGGCATTCCGCAACGGCGAGCGGCGCGGCGAGCCCAGCACGCGGCTGCCGTCGCAGGCCTTTGTGTCTTTCCTGCAGACGCACGACCAGGTCGGCAACCGCGCCTTTGGCGAGCGCCTGCACGCGCTCGGCGACCCGGTGCTCACGCGCGCGGCCATGGCCTGCCTGCTGCTGTCGCCGCATGTGCCGATGCTGTTCATGGGCGATGAGTTCGCGGCCTCG includes the following:
- the treZ gene encoding malto-oligosyltrehalose trehalohydrolase: MNRAHRMPFGATVLEDGGVAFALWAPSGGAVRLEHRPVGGENTTHPMARDAQGWHTLTLPGAAHGDGYRFHLPDGTAVPDPASRFNPEDVHGPSVVIDPRRHQWRDDAWRGRPWEEAVVYELHIGAFTAEGTFNAARERLGDLAELGVTAIELMPLADFPGRRNWGYDGVLQFAPDASYGTPDELKALVDAAHGLGLMVLIDVVYNHFGPEGNYLHAYCPEFFNPAHRTPWGSAINFDGPGARTVRDFFIHNALYWVEEYRFDGLRMDAIHAIRDDSHPHIVQEIRDALQAGPGRERHIHIVLENDTNQASMLARDGHGVPVAGTAQWNDDLHHAVHVLATGERDGYYADYADDPVCSFACALAEGFVYQGQPSAFRNGERRGEPSTRLPSQAFVSFLQTHDQVGNRAFGERLHALGDPVLTRAAMACLLLSPHVPMLFMGDEFAASTPFLYFCDFGPELAKAVSDGRRSEFGGFAAFKDEAARARIPDPNAESTFLASKLNWRERGSRAHFARFSEVQQLLELRHRLIVPHLAGSTGAGVFLCENGTLRVHWDLGPPREGQEGRTATRLHLLAHFGDGPDASAVSPPGTLVYSSGARQAEPGALLLERGAVHATLEDMRGG